One genomic window of Paenibacillus xylanilyticus includes the following:
- a CDS encoding NAD(P)/FAD-dependent oxidoreductase: MKNFVILGGGYGGLTIIKELLEGKIPSDTQIVLVDRSPFQGLKTEYYALAAGTVSDYDLRIQFPVHEKVTYRYGEVTSIDLEQRQIEFEGQDPLEYDKLVIGLGCTDRFHNTPGAEEYSCTIQSFSKTRETYLRLNEVKAYGHVHIVGGGLSGVEMAAELRESRPDLNISILDRGERVLSAFPQRLSAYVHEWFNEHQVETRGHVAISRLEGNAIYNRDEEILTDAVVWTAGIQPVKVVQDLDVTKDPQGRVVLNEYYQIPEYTDVYVVGDCASVPYAPSGQAAEVQGEQIAHIQHALWKGEKPNPQPLKLRGTLGALGKKAGFGLMGKTSMMGRVPRILKSGVLWMSKRHLG, translated from the coding sequence ATGAAAAATTTCGTCATTCTCGGGGGCGGCTATGGCGGCCTCACGATCATCAAGGAACTTCTGGAAGGCAAAATACCGTCAGATACACAAATTGTGTTGGTGGACCGAAGCCCATTTCAGGGATTGAAGACCGAATATTACGCACTCGCAGCAGGTACCGTATCGGACTATGACCTGCGCATCCAATTTCCAGTCCATGAGAAAGTCACTTACCGTTATGGAGAAGTCACTTCGATTGATCTGGAACAGCGTCAGATTGAATTTGAAGGCCAGGATCCTTTGGAGTATGACAAGCTTGTCATCGGACTTGGCTGTACAGACCGTTTCCACAATACTCCGGGAGCTGAAGAATACAGCTGTACCATTCAAAGTTTTAGCAAAACGCGGGAAACCTATCTCCGTCTGAACGAAGTGAAAGCTTACGGACATGTGCATATTGTTGGCGGTGGCTTGAGCGGTGTCGAGATGGCTGCTGAACTGAGAGAGAGCAGACCAGATCTCAACATTAGTATTCTGGACCGTGGTGAGCGCGTATTATCCGCATTCCCGCAGCGGTTGTCCGCTTACGTGCATGAATGGTTTAACGAACATCAGGTAGAGACACGCGGACATGTCGCCATCTCTCGTCTTGAAGGGAACGCTATCTATAACCGGGATGAAGAAATCCTGACGGATGCTGTAGTATGGACTGCCGGCATTCAGCCCGTTAAAGTCGTGCAGGATCTCGACGTTACAAAAGACCCTCAGGGCCGGGTTGTACTGAATGAATATTACCAAATTCCTGAATACACAGATGTTTATGTGGTCGGTGACTGTGCCAGTGTACCTTATGCACCAAGTGGTCAGGCTGCAGAAGTACAGGGTGAACAGATCGCTCATATTCAGCATGCCCTCTGGAAAGGCGAAAAGCCCAACCCGCAGCCGCTCAAGCTCCGCGGCACGCTAGGTGCACTCGGCAAGAAGGCTGGGTTTGGGCTAATGGGCAAAACGTCCATGATGGGACGTGTACCTCGTATCTTGAAAAGCGGCGTGCTCTGGATGTCCAAGCGTCATCTCGGTTAG
- a CDS encoding YuzB family protein produces MRPIIEFCANNMHFGTDEVMEQLEENPDYDVIEYGCLSNCGQCYMTPFALVNGEVVITDKVEDLYDAILAKIAEADAWDELDLD; encoded by the coding sequence ATGAGACCGATTATTGAATTTTGTGCCAACAATATGCATTTTGGCACAGATGAAGTCATGGAGCAACTCGAAGAGAATCCAGACTATGACGTGATAGAATACGGCTGCCTCAGCAACTGTGGCCAATGTTATATGACTCCTTTTGCACTGGTCAACGGTGAAGTTGTCATCACGGACAAAGTGGAAGATCTATATGACGCCATTTTGGCCAAAATTGCCGAAGCCGATGCCTGGGATGAGCTGGATCTCGACTAA
- a CDS encoding NifU family protein, with amino-acid sequence MSENAQSTMYDEVSDVLDKLRPFLQRDGGDVELVDVEDGIVKLKLVGACGSCPSSTITLKAGIERALLEEVDGVEEVVQVF; translated from the coding sequence ATGAGCGAAAACGCACAAAGCACCATGTATGATGAGGTATCTGACGTGCTTGACAAACTTCGTCCGTTCCTGCAACGCGATGGCGGTGACGTGGAACTGGTCGACGTGGAGGACGGCATCGTTAAGCTGAAACTGGTCGGTGCCTGCGGCAGCTGCCCAAGCTCCACCATTACCTTAAAAGCCGGGATTGAACGCGCCCTTCTTGAAGAAGTTGACGGTGTCGAAGAAGTCGTACAAGTATTCTAA